Proteins encoded by one window of uncultured Draconibacterium sp.:
- a CDS encoding Crp/Fnr family transcriptional regulator, with translation MPLNKFDKCVGCKCMSAPFKKLSNEELIQINRNRVEVNFKKGEIIAKQGALAAHIVYIKSGLVKVYREHGNDELILSVENRGKLLGLQALYSKNIYPYSVKAYTDTSVCLHDINAIDTFIHENAKFSASILHHLNDESLFSYNRMACLTLKQLHGRFADLLLCFSLRLFKRKKFSIPISKKDMAAITNMSQESLSRVIKDFVSEKIIDVKGKEFTILDFDRIRHLSQVG, from the coding sequence ATGCCATTAAACAAATTCGATAAATGTGTTGGTTGTAAGTGTATGTCGGCCCCATTTAAGAAACTTTCAAACGAAGAGTTAATTCAAATAAACCGAAACCGGGTTGAAGTTAATTTTAAAAAAGGAGAGATTATTGCTAAGCAAGGAGCTTTGGCTGCACACATCGTTTATATTAAAAGTGGATTGGTGAAAGTTTACCGCGAACATGGCAATGACGAATTAATTCTTTCGGTTGAAAACCGGGGTAAACTATTAGGCTTGCAGGCACTCTATTCCAAGAATATCTATCCTTATTCTGTAAAAGCTTACACCGATACAAGTGTTTGCCTTCATGATATTAATGCAATTGATACATTTATTCATGAGAATGCCAAGTTCAGTGCAAGTATCCTGCACCATTTAAACGACGAGTCGTTGTTTTCATACAACCGAATGGCTTGTCTTACCTTAAAACAATTACACGGCCGGTTTGCCGACTTGCTTTTGTGTTTCAGCCTGCGATTATTCAAACGAAAAAAATTCAGTATCCCGATCAGTAAAAAAGATATGGCAGCCATTACCAACATGTCGCAGGAAAGTCTGTCGCGGGTGATCAAGGATTTTGTTTCGGAAAAGATAATTGACGTAAAAGGTAAAGAATTTACAATTCTTGATTTTGATCGGATACGCCACCTTAGCCAGGTTGGCTAA
- a CDS encoding Crp/Fnr family transcriptional regulator — translation MNLITNTCIDCTLKSGAVSVLDNSELCTLEEGCSKIQYEKGELIFKEGGPVQHIIYIRKGFVKLVKKGVGGKDFILSISKKGSYLGIQNLDESIKTNYFSAITLTKSEVCFIDRHCFSNLLKQNGEFALKVLSTVFSDEMNYFDRLVKNVQQQLPGRLANTISYFSKEVYGKNSFALNLTQTEIAALIGTSRESVSRILKEFQDMGIITLKNNVLTILNEKRLEEIKLKG, via the coding sequence ATGAACCTTATTACCAATACCTGTATTGATTGTACTTTAAAATCAGGAGCTGTATCTGTGTTGGACAATAGTGAGTTATGTACGCTTGAAGAAGGATGTTCTAAAATTCAGTATGAAAAAGGAGAACTTATATTTAAAGAAGGCGGTCCGGTTCAGCACATCATTTATATTCGAAAGGGATTTGTAAAACTGGTAAAAAAGGGAGTAGGAGGAAAAGATTTTATCTTAAGCATTTCAAAGAAGGGGTCGTATCTTGGAATCCAGAATCTGGATGAAAGCATAAAAACCAATTATTTCTCAGCCATAACACTTACAAAATCGGAAGTCTGTTTTATCGACAGGCACTGTTTTTCCAATCTGCTAAAACAAAACGGAGAGTTCGCGCTAAAGGTATTATCAACTGTATTTAGCGATGAAATGAATTATTTCGACAGGCTGGTGAAAAATGTACAGCAACAATTGCCGGGAAGGTTGGCAAATACCATAAGTTACTTCTCGAAAGAAGTATACGGTAAGAATTCTTTTGCATTAAACCTCACTCAAACAGAAATTGCCGCTCTTATTGGCACTTCGCGTGAGAGTGTTTCAAGGATATTAAAAGAATTTCAGGATATGGGAATAATCACTCTGAAAAACAATGTACTTACAATTCTAAATGAAAAAAGGCTGGAGGAAATAAAGCTGAAAGGTTAG
- a CDS encoding MBL fold metallo-hydrolase encodes MKNILTLIVMLVFVVFVQAQEFEKDVFATSEGDLEITFIAHGTLMMEFNGKVIHIDPVSWYADYATMPKADLILITHEHGDHLDAKALDAAKKEGTELVLTKICNEQYAGTKVLSNGESGTFAGIKVDAVPAYNIKNEREPGKPFHPKGVGNGYVLHFGDKKVYVAGDTENIPEMAELKDIDVAFLPMNLPYTMTPEMVAEATKMFQPKVLYPYHFGETNTDELVELMKNQEETEVRIRNLK; translated from the coding sequence ATGAAGAATATACTTACACTAATAGTAATGTTGGTTTTTGTTGTTTTTGTGCAAGCGCAGGAATTTGAAAAGGATGTTTTCGCTACTTCGGAAGGCGATTTGGAAATAACTTTTATTGCACACGGAACACTGATGATGGAGTTTAACGGGAAAGTAATTCATATCGATCCGGTGTCATGGTATGCCGATTATGCAACCATGCCAAAAGCCGATCTTATCTTGATAACTCACGAGCATGGCGACCATTTGGATGCCAAAGCGCTGGATGCTGCAAAAAAGGAGGGAACCGAGCTGGTACTCACTAAAATCTGCAACGAACAATATGCCGGAACAAAAGTGCTCAGTAATGGAGAGTCGGGAACTTTTGCGGGAATTAAGGTTGATGCAGTGCCCGCTTATAATATTAAAAACGAACGTGAACCAGGAAAGCCTTTTCACCCAAAAGGTGTGGGAAATGGTTACGTACTGCACTTCGGCGATAAAAAAGTGTACGTTGCCGGCGATACTGAAAATATTCCTGAAATGGCCGAGTTAAAAGACATCGACGTGGCTTTCCTGCCAATGAACTTACCTTATACAATGACTCCGGAAATGGTGGCTGAAGCTACCAAAATGTTTCAACCCAAAGTTCTTTATCCGTATCATTTTGGAGAGACAAATACCGATGAATTGGTTGAGTTAATGAAAAACCAGGAAGAGACTGAAGTTAGAATAAGAAACCTTAAATAG